The Desulfonatronovibrio hydrogenovorans DSM 9292 genome includes a window with the following:
- a CDS encoding NAD-dependent epimerase, whose protein sequence is MKILITGTAGFIGFKLALAFARRGDQVVGLDNINDYYDIRVKHGRLEHSGFPPPYEYGRLTWSEKYPELGFIKLNLEDRQGLEKLFKEQKFDRVCNLAAQAGVRYSLTNPQAYVDSNLVGYVNLLECCRHNNVQHFVFASSSSVYGLNETQPFSTHDNVDHPISLYAATKKSNELMAHTYAHLYGLPSTGLRFFTVYGPWGRPDMALFLFTKAILEDQPINVFNHGRMQRDFTYIDDIVEGVIRVVDKAPQGNPDWSGLDPDPSSSRAPYKIYNIGNNNPVELMDFITTLEQVLGKKARKNLLPMQPGDVPSTYADVQDLVQDLGYKPETPVKEGIMEFVGWYRDFFKV, encoded by the coding sequence ATGAAAATACTTATCACCGGCACAGCCGGATTCATCGGTTTCAAGCTGGCCCTGGCCTTTGCCCGGCGTGGAGACCAGGTTGTAGGGCTGGACAATATCAATGACTATTACGATATCCGGGTCAAACATGGTCGTCTTGAACACTCAGGATTCCCCCCCCCTTATGAGTATGGCAGGCTGACCTGGTCAGAAAAATACCCAGAACTGGGCTTTATCAAGTTAAACCTTGAAGATCGCCAGGGTCTGGAAAAACTGTTCAAAGAACAGAAGTTCGACCGGGTCTGCAACCTGGCCGCCCAGGCCGGAGTCAGATACAGCCTGACCAATCCCCAGGCTTACGTGGACTCCAACCTTGTTGGTTATGTCAATCTCCTGGAATGCTGCAGACACAATAATGTCCAGCACTTTGTCTTTGCCAGCAGCTCAAGCGTCTATGGACTGAACGAAACCCAGCCCTTTTCTACTCACGACAATGTTGACCATCCCATAAGCCTTTACGCTGCCACCAAGAAAAGCAATGAACTCATGGCTCACACCTATGCCCACCTTTATGGGCTGCCCTCAACCGGCCTGCGTTTCTTCACCGTATACGGTCCCTGGGGACGCCCGGACATGGCCCTTTTTCTATTTACCAAAGCCATTCTTGAAGACCAGCCCATCAATGTCTTCAATCACGGTCGGATGCAGCGCGACTTCACCTATATCGACGATATTGTTGAAGGGGTGATCAGGGTAGTGGACAAGGCCCCCCAGGGTAATCCTGACTGGTCCGGTCTTGATCCTGATCCGTCATCGTCCAGGGCGCCCTATAAAATTTACAACATCGGCAACAACAACCCTGTGGAGCTGATGGATTTCATCACCACCCTGGAACAAGTCCTGGGCAAAAAGGCCAGGAAAAATCTCCTGCCCATGCAGCCCGGAGACGTGCCAAGCACCTATGCCGATGTCCAGGACCTTGTTCAGGATCTTGGCTACAAGCCAGAGACGCCGGTAAAAGAAGGAATTATGGAATTCGTAGGCTGGTACAGGGATTTTTTCAAGGTTTAA
- the recR gene encoding recombination mediator RecR, which yields MSKLPLPLQQLVDQLSALPGIGPKSALRMAMTILKWPQEKAGNLGRCILDLREKLCICSGCAGLADSDPCEICADPLRDDSKLCVVSEWDSLLVMEESGFFRGRYLILGGLLSPLDGIDSCSLEFDRLRKKLGNGRVQEVILALGTTLEAETTGSYIKNMVAREFSGLTLTRLAQGIPLGSDLKFMDKETLKQSMRYRQSI from the coding sequence TTGAGCAAGCTTCCTTTACCCCTTCAGCAGCTGGTGGACCAGTTGTCCGCCCTGCCCGGAATCGGTCCCAAGAGCGCCCTGCGCATGGCCATGACCATTCTCAAGTGGCCCCAGGAAAAGGCCGGAAACCTGGGAAGGTGCATCCTGGATCTCAGGGAAAAGCTCTGCATCTGTTCAGGCTGTGCAGGCCTGGCAGACAGTGATCCCTGCGAGATATGCGCTGACCCTTTGAGGGATGATTCCAAACTGTGCGTGGTTTCTGAATGGGACAGTCTGCTGGTGATGGAGGAGTCAGGATTTTTCCGGGGCAGGTATCTGATCCTGGGGGGACTCCTGTCTCCGCTGGACGGCATTGACTCATGTTCTCTGGAGTTTGACAGGCTCAGGAAAAAGCTGGGCAATGGCCGGGTACAGGAAGTGATCCTGGCCCTGGGGACAACTCTGGAGGCCGAAACCACCGGGTCCTATATCAAGAACATGGTGGCCAGGGAGTTTTCCGGGCTGACCTTGACCCGCCTTGCCCAGGGCATCCCTCTGGGATCGGATCTCAAGTTCATGGACAAGGAAACCCTGAAGCAGTCCATGCGTTACAGGCAGAGCATCTGA
- a CDS encoding YbaB/EbfC family nucleoid-associated protein: MNDLVRQAQMMQKKMAKMQEELNSKTVEASSGGGMVTVKATGAQEIAEIRIEKDVVDPEDVEMLQDLILAATNDALKRAKDMVQAEMAQLTGGMKIPGLF; this comes from the coding sequence ATGAACGATCTGGTAAGACAGGCGCAGATGATGCAGAAGAAAATGGCCAAAATGCAGGAAGAACTGAACAGCAAGACTGTGGAGGCCAGTTCAGGCGGCGGCATGGTCACGGTCAAGGCCACCGGAGCCCAGGAAATAGCTGAGATCAGGATTGAAAAAGACGTGGTGGACCCTGAAGACGTAGAAATGCTCCAGGATCTCATTCTGGCTGCAACCAATGATGCCCTGAAAAGAGCCAAGGACATGGTCCAGGCTGAGATGGCCCAGTTAACCGGCGGCATGAAGATTCCGGGCCTGTTCTAA
- the dnaX gene encoding DNA polymerase III subunit gamma/tau, producing MARAGLTAKYRPQTFGEIIGQDFIKKILSRASQQDSPASAYLFSGTRGVGKTTTARIMAKAINCLNGPGLEPCNQCSSCQQITRGVFPDVMEIDGASHTGVDNVRRLREDAVYVPMSGRYKVIIIDEAHMLSTAAFNALLKTLEEPPRHCVFIMATTAPEKFPATVVSRCQHYVFKMVGLEELTAHLQQVLEKEGLEYDSEAVRLVAARGAGSVRDSMSILGQVMALGGDRLDSGSVREVLGLAGHEVYSAFFQSILDRDLVEIHKGISLVLEQGLDIGFFLQEFASCWRNLFLISQCGQAAREILDLPLEEFEFWLEMSGKMPAPRIHAGWQMVIEEQKNILRSHEPSLSLELLFFNLAYLPDLLPVEQVQIKSSESKKTSVQAGRAEKKSPAPARKLKDQPKKTSGPENRESVPAKDLDWAGFIEFCRKSPDADESLIRMLGNCTGRKQDQTLVLICGQDFIFDSIQKNGRRKIISRLAEEYFGPGLRVEFVSNGSKSNSAFRDEAMNHPVVQKIIKDFDARVLEIKKVQDRPGFPGNE from the coding sequence ATGGCCAGAGCAGGCTTGACTGCAAAGTACAGACCCCAGACCTTTGGGGAGATCATTGGACAGGATTTTATCAAAAAGATTCTGTCCAGGGCTTCCCAGCAGGATTCTCCTGCCAGTGCCTATCTGTTCAGCGGGACCAGGGGAGTAGGCAAAACCACTACAGCCAGGATCATGGCCAAGGCCATCAACTGCCTCAATGGCCCCGGACTTGAGCCCTGTAACCAGTGCTCCAGCTGTCAGCAGATCACCAGGGGAGTGTTTCCGGATGTCATGGAAATAGACGGAGCCTCCCATACCGGGGTGGACAATGTGCGCAGGCTCAGGGAAGATGCAGTGTACGTTCCCATGAGCGGGCGGTACAAGGTGATCATCATTGATGAGGCCCACATGCTGTCCACTGCTGCTTTTAATGCTCTTTTAAAGACCCTGGAGGAACCCCCCAGGCATTGCGTGTTTATTATGGCTACTACAGCTCCGGAAAAGTTTCCTGCTACTGTGGTCAGCCGCTGCCAGCATTATGTATTCAAGATGGTCGGTCTGGAAGAGCTTACTGCTCATCTCCAGCAGGTCCTGGAAAAAGAAGGGCTTGAATACGACAGTGAAGCTGTCCGGCTGGTGGCTGCAAGGGGTGCCGGCAGTGTGCGTGACTCCATGTCCATCCTTGGTCAGGTCATGGCCCTGGGCGGAGACAGACTGGACTCAGGATCGGTCCGGGAGGTCCTGGGCCTTGCCGGGCACGAAGTTTATTCAGCTTTTTTCCAGTCCATCCTGGACAGGGACCTGGTGGAAATCCATAAAGGAATAAGCCTGGTTCTTGAACAGGGGCTGGATATCGGTTTTTTTCTCCAGGAATTTGCATCCTGCTGGAGAAATCTTTTTCTGATCTCCCAGTGCGGCCAGGCCGCCAGGGAGATTCTGGACCTTCCCCTGGAGGAGTTTGAATTCTGGCTGGAAATGTCCGGGAAAATGCCAGCACCAAGGATTCATGCTGGCTGGCAGATGGTTATTGAGGAACAGAAGAATATCCTTAGAAGTCATGAACCGTCTCTTTCTCTGGAGCTTCTTTTTTTCAACCTGGCTTATCTGCCTGATCTGCTTCCGGTTGAACAGGTCCAGATCAAGTCCTCTGAGTCAAAAAAAACATCTGTTCAGGCAGGGAGGGCAGAAAAAAAAAGCCCGGCTCCAGCCCGGAAACTGAAAGATCAGCCTAAAAAGACCTCAGGCCCTGAGAACCGGGAGTCAGTCCCGGCCAAAGATCTGGACTGGGCCGGGTTTATTGAATTCTGCCGGAAAAGCCCTGATGCTGACGAGTCCTTGATCAGGATGCTGGGGAACTGCACAGGCCGGAAACAGGACCAGACCCTGGTCCTGATCTGCGGGCAGGACTTTATTTTTGATTCCATCCAGAAAAACGGGCGCAGAAAAATAATCTCCAGACTGGCTGAGGAGTATTTCGGACCGGGACTCAGGGTGGAGTTTGTCAGCAATGGCTCCAAAAGCAATTCAGCCTTCAGGGACGAAGCCATGAATCACCCGGTGGTTCAGAAGATAATCAAGGACTTTGATGCCAGGGTGCTGGAGATCAAAAAAGTTCAGGACAGGCCTGGTTTTCCTGGAAATGAATGA
- the mtnA gene encoding S-methyl-5-thioribose-1-phosphate isomerase, whose product MMEHIYFSKEKNRLILLDQRLLPLKEEWFECQDTSDIVYALQTMVVRGAPAIGVTAAYGCVLAALESGSGKDWQDKLNRNLSLLASARPTAANLAWAVQVMQDLAGKAEFSSGPDLAGFWLEQALHLHEQDILINRAIGRQGRTVLEDGDSVMTHCNAGALATGGYGTALGVVRAAVEQGKDILVIANETRPFLQGARLTAYELLKDGIKVKVACDNACGLLMSKGLVNKVVVGADRIAANGDVANKIGTYGVALAAARHNIPFYVAAPFSTFDLETSSGDQIPIEDRTPDEVKYINKISIIPNEVEVFNLAFDITPAGLITGIITEKGIIEKPCQDSIRAIMAQP is encoded by the coding sequence CTGATGGAACATATTTATTTTTCCAAAGAAAAAAACAGGCTCATCCTTCTGGATCAGAGGCTTCTGCCCTTAAAGGAAGAGTGGTTTGAATGCCAAGACACTTCGGATATTGTGTACGCCCTGCAGACCATGGTGGTCCGGGGAGCTCCGGCCATCGGGGTCACTGCTGCCTACGGATGCGTCCTGGCTGCCCTGGAGTCGGGCTCTGGAAAAGACTGGCAGGATAAATTGAACCGCAACCTGTCTCTTCTGGCCTCTGCCAGGCCCACTGCGGCCAATCTGGCCTGGGCGGTCCAGGTTATGCAGGATCTGGCCGGAAAAGCCGAGTTTTCATCTGGCCCGGATCTGGCCGGGTTCTGGCTGGAACAGGCCCTTCATCTGCATGAACAGGACATCCTGATCAACCGGGCCATTGGAAGGCAGGGTCGGACGGTTCTGGAGGACGGCGATTCCGTCATGACCCACTGTAATGCAGGTGCGCTGGCCACAGGTGGATATGGAACAGCTCTGGGGGTTGTCAGGGCAGCTGTGGAGCAGGGCAAGGACATCCTGGTCATTGCCAATGAAACCAGGCCGTTTTTACAGGGGGCCAGGCTGACAGCTTACGAGCTTCTCAAGGACGGGATAAAGGTCAAGGTTGCCTGCGACAATGCCTGCGGTCTGCTTATGAGCAAGGGACTGGTGAACAAGGTGGTGGTGGGTGCGGACCGCATCGCAGCCAACGGAGATGTGGCCAATAAGATCGGAACCTATGGCGTGGCCCTGGCAGCTGCCAGACACAATATACCCTTTTATGTTGCTGCTCCGTTCTCCACCTTTGATCTTGAAACTTCTTCAGGAGACCAGATACCAATTGAAGACCGGACACCCGACGAAGTAAAATACATCAACAAAATTTCCATTATTCCCAATGAGGTGGAGGTGTTCAACCTGGCTTTTGACATTACTCCAGCCGGACTCATCACCGGCATCATCACGGAAAAGGGAATCATTGAAAAGCCCTGTCAGGACTCCATCAGGGCCATAATGGCGCAGCCTTAG
- the gatB gene encoding Asp-tRNA(Asn)/Glu-tRNA(Gln) amidotransferase subunit GatB, with protein sequence MKAYETVIGLEVHAQLKTRSKIFCSCSTKFGQEPNENTCPVCCGMPGVLPVLNKRAVEYGVRMALAIDCRINERSIFARKNYFYPDLPKGYQISQYEQPLAEHGRITILTSQGEKEIGVTRIHMEEDAGKSIHSPTENVSYVDLNRTGVPLLEIVSEPDLRSSQEAVAYLKALRGILLYLDICDGNMEEGSFRCDANVSLRPKGQEELGTRTEIKNLNSFRHVQKALEYEISRQGDLLEDGEDVVQETRLFDVDKGVTRSMRGKEEAHDYRYFPDPDLVPLVLDQQWIKELQSDLPELPHARQVRFVSEFKLSEPDAVVLTSEKDLADFYEQALSFYHQPRKICNWITGELLGKLNDTGQSVFEAAVNPEYLACLVRMVDDEKISGKMAKTVFAEVFEKGTHPEEVVEKKGLVQISDESALEAIVDDVLKSCPDEVQRYREGQKKLLGFFVGRIMKQTRGQANPGLVNQILKHKLD encoded by the coding sequence ATGAAGGCATATGAGACGGTAATCGGCCTTGAGGTGCATGCCCAGCTCAAGACCAGATCCAAGATATTTTGTTCCTGTTCGACAAAGTTCGGACAGGAGCCCAATGAAAATACCTGCCCGGTATGTTGCGGCATGCCCGGTGTTCTGCCTGTGCTTAACAAAAGGGCAGTGGAGTACGGAGTCAGAATGGCCCTGGCCATTGACTGCAGGATCAATGAACGATCCATATTTGCCAGGAAAAACTACTTCTACCCCGACCTTCCCAAGGGATACCAGATATCCCAGTATGAACAACCCCTGGCTGAACACGGCAGGATAACCATCCTCACATCTCAGGGAGAAAAGGAAATCGGTGTAACCAGGATCCACATGGAAGAGGATGCAGGAAAATCCATTCATTCTCCAACCGAAAATGTGAGCTATGTGGATCTCAACAGGACCGGTGTTCCACTGCTGGAAATAGTGTCAGAGCCGGATTTAAGGAGTTCTCAGGAGGCTGTGGCCTATTTAAAGGCCCTGCGCGGGATCCTGCTTTACCTGGATATTTGTGACGGCAATATGGAAGAGGGCAGTTTCAGGTGCGATGCCAATGTATCGCTTAGACCAAAAGGGCAAGAGGAACTGGGCACAAGGACTGAAATAAAAAACCTCAATTCCTTTCGCCATGTGCAAAAGGCATTGGAGTACGAGATTTCCAGACAGGGGGACCTGCTGGAGGACGGCGAGGATGTGGTCCAGGAAACCAGGCTCTTTGATGTGGATAAAGGCGTGACCAGATCCATGCGCGGCAAGGAAGAGGCTCACGACTACCGGTATTTTCCGGATCCGGACCTGGTCCCTCTGGTCCTGGACCAGCAGTGGATCAAAGAGCTGCAGTCCGACCTGCCCGAACTTCCCCATGCCAGACAGGTCAGGTTTGTCAGTGAGTTCAAACTGTCTGAACCCGATGCAGTGGTACTGACCTCGGAAAAGGATCTGGCTGACTTTTATGAACAAGCCCTTTCCTTTTATCATCAGCCCAGAAAGATCTGCAACTGGATAACCGGGGAGCTTCTGGGCAAGCTTAATGATACCGGCCAGTCAGTTTTTGAGGCCGCTGTTAATCCGGAGTATCTTGCCTGCCTGGTGCGCATGGTGGATGATGAGAAGATCAGCGGTAAAATGGCCAAGACTGTTTTTGCCGAGGTCTTTGAAAAAGGAACCCATCCGGAAGAAGTGGTGGAGAAAAAAGGACTGGTGCAGATTTCAGATGAATCTGCCCTGGAAGCTATTGTGGATGATGTTCTCAAGTCCTGTCCTGACGAAGTGCAGAGATACAGAGAAGGTCAGAAAAAACTTCTGGGCTTTTTTGTGGGCCGGATCATGAAGCAGACCAGAGGACAGGCCAATCCCGGTCTGGTCAACCAGATCCTCAAGCACAAGCTGGACTAG
- the der gene encoding ribosome biogenesis GTPase Der, whose protein sequence is MLPYVVIAGRPNVGKSTLFNRLIRKNKALTHDRPGVTRDRLYGVVRSDDRMFALVDTGGLVLDNRDEVEKEIFSQVEEAIEAADLILLVVDGRQGLLRLDEQLAEMLRQSNKPVHLAVNKVDGSEKSPLAAADFYSLGLDLTTVSAAHGHNISGLLDDILAKLPQTGPSEDQEKNKGLKLSFLGRPNVGKSSLLNAVSGECRVMVSSTAGTTRDCVDVTVERNDRKYTFIDTAGVRRRTTISDDLERFSVLSALKSSKRSDVVFLVLDALSRVVAQDKKLLAFLDREKTPFIVLVNKMDLVPRSEQGKLREVFKHELGFCSHAPVVYTSAVTRAGLGGMIPLAEKLWKQCQIRVGTGELNRLVKEATSRHQPPLVKGRRAKIYYLTQASSNPPEFVFFVNNPELLKPSYKKYLEKQIRKLFRLDMTPLRLVFRSSHS, encoded by the coding sequence ATGCTTCCATACGTAGTTATTGCCGGAAGACCCAATGTGGGCAAATCGACCCTGTTCAACCGTCTGATCAGGAAGAACAAGGCCCTGACTCATGATCGGCCCGGAGTAACCAGGGACAGGCTGTACGGAGTGGTCAGGTCTGATGACCGGATGTTCGCCCTGGTTGATACGGGTGGCCTGGTCCTGGACAACCGGGATGAGGTGGAAAAAGAGATATTCAGCCAGGTGGAAGAGGCCATAGAAGCTGCTGATCTGATTCTTCTGGTTGTGGACGGCCGTCAGGGATTGTTAAGACTGGATGAGCAGCTGGCTGAGATGCTCAGGCAGAGCAACAAGCCGGTTCATCTGGCAGTAAACAAGGTGGACGGAAGCGAAAAAAGCCCGCTGGCTGCAGCGGATTTTTATTCTCTGGGACTTGATCTGACTACGGTTTCTGCTGCCCATGGTCATAATATCTCAGGCCTTCTGGATGACATCCTGGCCAAACTGCCTCAGACTGGTCCTTCTGAAGATCAGGAAAAAAACAAGGGATTGAAGCTTTCTTTTCTGGGGCGGCCCAATGTCGGCAAGTCCTCCCTGCTCAACGCAGTATCCGGTGAATGCCGGGTCATGGTCAGCTCCACTGCCGGGACCACCCGGGACTGCGTGGACGTTACCGTGGAAAGAAATGACCGGAAATATACCTTTATTGACACAGCCGGAGTCCGGCGCAGGACCACCATAAGTGATGACCTGGAAAGATTCAGCGTACTTAGCGCCCTTAAAAGCAGCAAGCGATCAGATGTGGTTTTTCTGGTCCTGGACGCCCTGAGCAGGGTGGTTGCCCAGGATAAAAAGCTCCTGGCCTTTCTGGACAGGGAAAAGACTCCGTTTATTGTCCTTGTAAACAAGATGGACTTAGTCCCCAGGTCTGAGCAGGGAAAGCTCAGGGAGGTCTTCAAGCACGAGCTTGGATTCTGCTCCCATGCGCCTGTGGTCTATACTTCTGCCGTGACCAGGGCCGGGCTGGGGGGAATGATTCCTCTGGCTGAAAAACTCTGGAAGCAGTGCCAGATAAGGGTAGGGACAGGAGAACTCAACAGGCTGGTTAAGGAGGCTACTTCCAGGCATCAGCCCCCTCTGGTCAAAGGCAGGCGGGCCAAGATCTACTATCTGACCCAGGCCTCAAGCAATCCTCCGGAGTTTGTCTTTTTTGTCAATAATCCGGAGCTGCTCAAGCCATCCTATAAAAAATATCTGGAAAAACAGATCAGAAAGTTGTTCAGGCTGGACATGACTCCTTTGCGGCTTGTTTTCCGGTCCAGTCATAGTTGA
- a CDS encoding pyridoxal phosphate-dependent aminotransferase encodes MISERCSVLKPFYVMEILERAKELERSGRQIIHLEIGEPDFDTPECVKKAAIQAIEQGLTHYTHSLGIPELRQAVCRHYKRTYNVTIDPDQVLVTSGTSPAMFMVFSALLHPGDQVIMSDPHYACYPGFICFAGGEPVKIRVREETGFQLSREEVQKHITSRTKGIFINSPCNPTGNVTPPEILQELAQLGPCIISDEIYHGLVYEGKEHSILEFTDNAFVLNGFSKSYAMTGWRLGYVIAPKSFVRSLQIVHQNFFISANSVAQWAGVAALDQAGPDVARMRGIYNERRKYLLKRLTSMGFGVTVKPTGAFYVLANAEFLSKNSYDLAFDILEKAGVGVAPGIDFGQGAQGYLRFSYASSLENIKAGMDRLEEYVQDMK; translated from the coding sequence ATGATTTCTGAAAGATGTTCAGTGCTGAAACCATTTTATGTCATGGAAATCCTTGAACGGGCCAAAGAGCTGGAACGGTCTGGAAGGCAGATCATTCACCTGGAAATCGGTGAACCAGACTTCGACACTCCGGAATGTGTGAAAAAGGCTGCCATTCAAGCCATTGAGCAGGGGTTGACCCACTACACCCACAGTCTGGGAATCCCTGAACTCAGACAGGCGGTCTGCCGCCACTATAAACGAACCTACAATGTAACCATAGATCCTGACCAGGTCCTGGTCACATCCGGTACATCTCCGGCCATGTTCATGGTTTTCTCAGCCCTGCTCCACCCCGGAGACCAGGTCATCATGTCTGATCCCCACTATGCCTGCTATCCGGGTTTCATCTGCTTTGCCGGCGGGGAACCGGTTAAGATAAGGGTCCGGGAGGAGACCGGGTTTCAGCTTTCCAGGGAAGAGGTCCAGAAACATATCACTTCCAGGACCAAGGGGATCTTTATTAACTCACCCTGTAATCCAACCGGCAATGTCACCCCGCCGGAAATCCTCCAGGAACTGGCTCAACTGGGACCATGCATAATTTCCGATGAAATATACCACGGACTGGTCTACGAAGGAAAAGAACATTCCATCCTGGAATTCACTGATAACGCCTTTGTTCTGAACGGTTTTTCCAAGTCATATGCCATGACCGGATGGAGGCTGGGGTATGTAATCGCGCCCAAGTCCTTTGTCCGGAGCCTGCAGATCGTTCACCAGAATTTTTTCATATCAGCCAATTCCGTGGCCCAGTGGGCAGGGGTGGCAGCCCTGGACCAGGCCGGACCGGACGTTGCCCGGATGAGGGGGATTTACAATGAAAGGCGGAAATATCTGCTCAAAAGACTGACCAGCATGGGCTTTGGAGTGACTGTAAAGCCTACCGGAGCCTTTTACGTGCTGGCCAATGCGGAATTCTTGTCCAAAAATTCCTATGACCTGGCCTTTGACATCCTGGAAAAGGCCGGTGTGGGTGTGGCCCCTGGGATCGACTTTGGCCAGGGAGCCCAGGGATACCTGCGTTTTTCCTATGCATCCTCCCTGGAGAATATAAAAGCCGGCATGGACCGGCTGGAGGAATATGTTCAGGACATGAAATAA
- a CDS encoding branched-chain amino acid transaminase: protein MVQKAEKIWFDGKLVPWDEANVHVLTHTLHYGVAVFEGIRCYKCKDGSSAIFRLEEHVERFFGSARTVEMEIPYTKEEISRAIIETLKVNKLDQGYIRPLAFIGDGVMGVHPGKNPVRVMIATWPWGAYLGEEALKKGIRIRTSSFTRHHVNVMMTKAKVAGNYVNSVLAKREAVADGYDEALMLDVDGYVAEATGENIFIIKNSKLKTPPLGPILGGITRDSLITLARDMGYQVTEQRFTRDELYMADEAFFCGTAAEVTPIREVDRRIIGAGQAGPTSLLFQSEYFKVVHGDNLKYAGWLTNYKI from the coding sequence ATGGTTCAGAAAGCGGAAAAGATATGGTTCGATGGAAAACTTGTTCCATGGGACGAAGCCAATGTTCATGTCCTGACCCACACTCTGCACTATGGGGTGGCTGTTTTTGAAGGCATCAGGTGCTACAAGTGCAAGGATGGATCATCAGCAATATTTCGTCTGGAAGAGCATGTTGAGCGTTTTTTCGGCTCAGCCAGAACTGTGGAAATGGAGATTCCCTATACTAAAGAGGAGATTTCCAGGGCCATCATTGAAACCCTTAAGGTCAACAAGCTTGATCAAGGTTACATAAGGCCCCTGGCCTTTATCGGCGACGGGGTCATGGGGGTTCATCCAGGCAAGAATCCGGTCCGGGTCATGATTGCAACCTGGCCATGGGGAGCCTATCTTGGGGAAGAGGCCCTGAAAAAAGGGATAAGGATCCGGACGTCCAGTTTCACCAGGCATCATGTAAACGTTATGATGACCAAGGCCAAGGTTGCCGGCAATTACGTCAATTCGGTCCTGGCCAAGCGCGAGGCTGTGGCTGACGGGTATGACGAAGCTTTGATGCTGGATGTTGACGGCTATGTTGCCGAAGCCACCGGTGAAAATATATTCATCATCAAGAACAGCAAACTCAAGACACCTCCTTTGGGACCCATCCTGGGAGGAATCACCCGGGATTCTCTGATCACCCTGGCCCGGGATATGGGCTATCAGGTGACTGAACAGCGATTTACCAGAGATGAGCTGTATATGGCTGATGAGGCCTTTTTCTGCGGCACTGCAGCAGAGGTGACCCCTATTCGGGAAGTTGACCGGAGGATAATCGGGGCAGGCCAGGCCGGTCCGACCAGCCTGCTTTTTCAGAGTGAGTATTTCAAAGTAGTGCACGGCGACAACCTCAAGTATGCTGGCTGGCTGACCAATTATAAGATATGA